A single region of the Aptenodytes patagonicus chromosome 7, bAptPat1.pri.cur, whole genome shotgun sequence genome encodes:
- the FAM181A gene encoding protein FAM181A — MASDSEVKTLLNFVNLASSDIKAALDKSAPCRRSVDHRKYLQKQLKRFSQKYSRIPRCHPSKPPECGWRRGTEDRGRGPQPEAPDPSPHSGAAAEKVLRTAEAEESLTGEWVLQEQNPEAVRPDQLPMRKRQLPASFWEEPRPAQSLPARAFPAGPEGLPAPRDPPPYEGKKSKRSSDTAGPESPPESAPHTGEKDPAGVLSGRMGTWTCCPFPCPGPGVYQPPGTLPPSPFPGLGLWRKSAAALPAEVPHFCKEADGTGQKLYRPVVLKPIPTKPAVPPPIFNVFGYL, encoded by the coding sequence ATGGCATCGGACAGCGAGGTAAAAACCCTATTGAACTTCGTCAACCTGGCCTCCAGTGACATCAAAGCGGCTCTGGATAAATCGGCTCCTTGTCGCCGGTCGGTTGACCACAGAAAATACTTGCAGAAGCAGCTCAAGCGGTTTTCTCAGAAGTACTCACGGATCCCACGGTGCCACCCCAGCAAACCCCCCGAGTGCGGCTGGCGCAGGGGGACAGAGGACCGGGGCCGCGGCCCCCAGCCCGAGGCACCTGACCCCAGCCCCCACAGCGGGGCTGCTGCCGAGAAGGTGCTGCGGACAGCTGAGGCAGAGGAGAGCCTCACCGGGGAATGGGTTTTGCAAGAGCAAAACCCTGAGGCCGTCAGGCCTGACCAGTTGCCCATGAGGAAGCGACAGCTCCCCGCCTCCTTCTGGGAAGAGCCGCGGCCAGCCCAGAGCCTGCCGGCCAGGGCCTTTCCCGCTGGCCCCGAGGGGCTCCCGGCCCCCAGAGACCCTCCTCCCTAcgaggggaagaaaagcaaacggAGCTCAGACACTGCCGGCCCAGAGAGCCCCCCTGAGTCTGCCCCGCACACGGGGGAGAAGGACCCTGCCGGGGTCCTCTCGGGCCGGATGGGCACCTGGACCTGCTGCCCTTTCCCCTGTCCTGGGCCGGGGGTGTACCAGCCCCCGGGCACGCTGCCCCCATCACCTttcccggggctggggctgtggagGAAGAGTGCGGCCGCGCTGCCGGCTGAGGTGCCGCACTTCTGCAAGGAGGCTGACGGCACGGGGCAAAAACTCTACAGACCTGTGGTTTTGAAACCCATCCCCACCAAGCCCGCTGTCCCCCCGCCGATTTTCAATGTTTTTGGCTATCTTTAG